One genomic region from Bactrocera tryoni isolate S06 chromosome 3, CSIRO_BtryS06_freeze2, whole genome shotgun sequence encodes:
- the LOC120772227 gene encoding putative gustatory receptor 2a, translated as MSKFSSCLRAVHTFVVGNFHCQEFAYIIYPFGRIYKLLGFAPIQLRRGEVLRNGCDRIFQWDTKAWICSCLNIMIYTMGFCLGILRLRAVPYKHGDGISRLTSWAQVFTLFGLGLIAWVTAWTHMDEQCRLHALITRIDQHLREIDDIQFDYKSLRRRLFWQLGLQLLIAFPLSMVNCIIILPDEMPFSPFSTCYIFICFMPISVLIFKQFQFYNLMHVLKTKLDLINNKLSKFNRNTRFTSERRHIVTVRKSNSVSEVPLTALLTIYSNVSDGIDLVLRIFGWHLLFLTAVSFGVITVQSYNLFSLISHSLVIPTYHVVFIVSWILVQVMAFAVNILICGKTSRMMETTISILHKIRLSSNEAPDACVFYQILQIFSMEVLQRKRNFNAAGFFDMDYKLITSIIASATTYLVIIIQFHLTNIPDCHFPK; from the exons atgtcaaaattttcgTCGTGTTTACGCGCGGTGCACACATTCGTAGTGGGTAATTTTCATTGCCAAGAGTTCGCTTACATCATTTATCCCTTCGGTCGCATATACAAGCTCCTGGGATTCGCACCAATTCAGCTGCGGCGCGGAGAAGTCTTGCGCAACGGCTGTGACCGGATATTTCAATGGGACACGAAAGCCTGGATTTGCAGTTGCCTCAACATAATGATTTACACAA TGGGCTTCTGCTTAGGCATTCTTCGACTACGGGCAGTACCTTATAAACATGGTGACGGCATTTCACGACTGACCAGCTGGGCACAGGTCTTCACACTGTTCGGTCTCGGTCTCATCGCCTGGGTCACAGCTTGGACCCATATGGACGAGCAGTGCCGATTGCATGCACTTATCACGAGAATTGATCAGCATCTTCGTGAAATTGACGACATACAATTTGACTATAAATCGCTGCGGAGACGACTCTTCTGGCAATTAGGATTGCAACTGTTGATCGCATTTCCGTTGTCGATGGTGAATTGCATTATCATTTTGCCCGATGAAATGCCATTCTCTCCATTTTCGACCTGCTACATATTCATTTGTTTCATGCCCATCAGTGTGCTCATCTTCAAGCAGTTCCAATTCTACAATCTAATGCATGTCTTGAAGACAAAATTGGACCTGATCAATAATAAACTGAGCAAATTCAATCGAAATACACGCTTCACCAGCGAGCGCAGGCACATAGTGACGGTGCGGAAAAGCAACTCGGTCAGTGAGGTGCCTCTGACCGCA CTGTTGACCATTTATTCAAATGTTAGCGATGGTATCGACTTGGTGCTGCGCATCTTCGGCTGGCATCTACTCTTTCTCACCGCCGTCTCCTTCGGCGTAATCACCGTCCAAAGTTATAATCTGTTCTCACTGATAAGTCATTCTCTGGTGATACCCACTTATCACGTAGTCTTCATTGTGTCTTGGATCCTGGTGCAGGTCATGGCGTTTGCGGTGAATATTTTAATATGCGGAAAGACATCAAGAATG ATGGAGACGACCATTTCGATTTTGCACAAAATTCGCCTGTCTTCGAATGAGGCCCCAGACGCCTGTGTCTTCTACCAAATTCTGCAGATTTTCTCCATGGAAGTCTTGCAGAGAAAACGAAATTTTAACGCAGCGGGCTTCTTCGACATGGACTACAAGCTGATCACATCG ATTATTGCATCAGCTACCACTTATCTGGTCATTATTATCCAATTCCATTTGACCAATATACCGGATTGCCATTTTcccaaataa